Proteins from one Comamonas flocculans genomic window:
- a CDS encoding aminoglycoside phosphotransferase family protein, which yields MPAPAASPVPEWTDRARKQAFDAWLAPLMAAHGLQAPSLRLASSDASFRRYLRIDDAHGTSLVIMDAPPDKEDCHAFAAVQALMQQAGLRVPQILAWDQAHGFMLLSDLGAQTAISRLDEERPQEAHAWYLQAIDILVDWQKASREGVLPPYDEALLRRELQLFPDWYVTRHRAVALDEKQQAVLARAFDAIVAQNLAVPRVFVHRDYMMRNLIVADAAPALAAARGSLPPGGARVALGRPGGETGERLGVLDFQDAVFGPVTYDIASLMRDAFISWEEDFVIDLTVRYWEKARKAGLLGAASSSGWGADFGEFYRAVDWMALQRHLKVAGIFARITLRDGKPRYLADAPRFIGYIRATCARYREFAPLLRLIDQIEGTQALQAYAFGRI from the coding sequence ATGCCAGCACCCGCCGCCTCCCCAGTGCCCGAATGGACCGATCGCGCGCGCAAGCAGGCCTTCGATGCCTGGCTGGCGCCGCTCATGGCCGCTCACGGCCTGCAGGCGCCCAGTCTGCGTCTGGCCAGCAGCGACGCGAGCTTTCGCCGTTACCTGCGCATCGACGACGCGCACGGCACCTCGCTCGTCATCATGGACGCGCCGCCCGACAAGGAAGACTGCCACGCCTTTGCCGCGGTGCAGGCGTTGATGCAGCAGGCCGGCCTGCGCGTGCCGCAGATCCTCGCCTGGGACCAGGCGCATGGCTTCATGCTGCTCAGCGACCTGGGCGCGCAGACGGCGATCAGCCGGCTCGATGAAGAACGCCCCCAAGAAGCGCACGCCTGGTACCTGCAGGCCATCGACATCCTGGTCGACTGGCAAAAGGCCAGCCGCGAGGGCGTGCTGCCGCCCTACGACGAGGCGCTGCTGCGCCGCGAGCTGCAGCTCTTCCCCGACTGGTACGTGACGCGCCACCGCGCCGTGGCGCTGGACGAGAAGCAGCAGGCGGTGCTGGCCAGGGCGTTTGACGCCATCGTGGCGCAGAACCTCGCCGTGCCGCGCGTCTTCGTGCACCGCGACTACATGATGCGCAACCTCATCGTCGCGGATGCGGCCCCCGCGCTCGCCGCTGCGCGTGGTTCGCTGCCCCCCGGGGGCGCGCGTGTCGCCCTGGGGCGGCCCGGCGGCGAAACCGGCGAACGCCTGGGCGTGCTGGATTTTCAGGATGCGGTCTTCGGCCCCGTCACCTACGACATCGCCAGCCTGATGCGCGACGCCTTCATCAGCTGGGAGGAAGACTTCGTCATCGACCTCACGGTGCGCTACTGGGAGAAGGCGAGGAAGGCCGGCCTGCTGGGTGCGGCGAGCAGCAGCGGCTGGGGCGCGGACTTTGGCGAGTTCTACCGCGCGGTGGACTGGATGGCGCTGCAGCGCCACCTCAAAGTGGCCGGCATCTTCGCGCGCATCACGCTGCGCGACGGCAAGCCCCGGTACCTGGCGGATGCGCCGCGCTTCATCGGCTACATCCGCGCCACCTGCGCGCGCTACCGTGAGTTTGCCCCGCTGCTGCGCCTCATCGACCAGATCGAAGGCACCCAGGCACTGCAAGCTTATGCTTTCGGCAGGATTTGA
- a CDS encoding ribonuclease domain-containing protein, with protein MSNAFTTGGRQWVAAALLGSLCLWGSVGARHPAPVVPAAASVALAELPAPARSTYVRIHQGGPFPHDKDGSVFGNYERQLPARRRGYYREYTVRTPGVRGRGARRIVCGGAPRTPDACYYTGDHYASFRLIAQ; from the coding sequence ATGTCGAATGCATTCACCACCGGTGGGCGCCAGTGGGTCGCGGCCGCGCTGCTGGGCAGCCTCTGCTTGTGGGGGTCCGTCGGCGCCCGTCACCCCGCACCCGTGGTCCCGGCAGCGGCAAGCGTGGCCCTGGCCGAGCTGCCGGCGCCAGCGCGCAGCACCTATGTGCGCATCCACCAGGGTGGCCCTTTCCCCCATGACAAGGATGGTTCCGTGTTTGGCAATTACGAGCGGCAGCTGCCCGCGCGCCGGCGAGGTTATTACCGCGAATACACCGTGCGCACCCCGGGAGTCCGTGGTCGGGGCGCGCGGCGCATCGTTTGCGGCGGCGCGCCGCGCACTCCGGATGCCTGCTACTACACCGGCGATCACTACGCCAGTTTTCGATTGATCGCGCAGTAG
- a CDS encoding peptidylprolyl isomerase: protein MTPRVRFLALGCLMTLALAALPPAWAQGRTAPRKPAAPAASAPPPAAKPAPAAVGTAAAAAAAPANASAVAQPADYIVAVVNSEPITNNEVRARTARVLEQLQTQGLATLPPREQLMHEVLERLISERIQVQLAREAGIKADSWAVDQAERSVAQQNGIGIEGLHRQLAQDGISVAQFRQELQNQLLMLRIRERDVESRVKVSDADIDQFMQQQGAAAASAQALNLGHILIEVPENASPAEVQQRRERAQEVVTKLQAGGDFAALAREYSDAPEGRSGGETGLRPMDRYPELFLEATARTAVGDFVGPVRSAAGFHILKVLERSRSGMPTMAVQTHARHILLNTGPKLSEAQAAAQLGELRQRIERGQASFESLAREYSQDASASEGGDLGWSFPGRFVPEFQQALDQLQPGEVSQPVVTRFGVHLIELVDRRQVQLTQRQQRDMVREAVREKKLEEAYANWLREERARAYVELREPPR from the coding sequence ATGACACCACGTGTACGCTTTCTCGCCCTGGGCTGCCTGATGACGCTGGCGCTTGCGGCCTTGCCGCCCGCCTGGGCCCAGGGCCGCACGGCGCCGCGCAAGCCGGCCGCGCCCGCGGCCTCTGCGCCGCCCCCCGCGGCCAAGCCGGCACCTGCAGCCGTCGGCACCGCAGCGGCCGCAGCGGCGGCGCCGGCCAATGCCTCCGCCGTGGCGCAGCCAGCCGACTACATCGTGGCCGTGGTCAATTCCGAACCCATCACCAACAACGAAGTGCGCGCGCGCACCGCCCGCGTGCTCGAGCAGCTGCAAACCCAGGGTCTGGCCACGCTGCCACCGCGCGAGCAGCTCATGCACGAGGTGCTCGAACGCCTGATCAGCGAACGCATTCAGGTGCAACTGGCGCGCGAGGCCGGCATCAAGGCGGACAGCTGGGCCGTGGACCAGGCCGAGCGCTCGGTGGCGCAGCAGAACGGCATCGGCATCGAGGGCCTGCACCGCCAGCTCGCGCAGGACGGCATCAGCGTCGCGCAGTTCCGCCAGGAGCTGCAGAACCAGCTGCTGATGCTGCGCATCCGCGAGCGCGACGTGGAGTCGCGCGTGAAGGTCAGCGACGCCGACATCGACCAGTTCATGCAGCAGCAGGGCGCGGCAGCCGCGAGCGCCCAGGCGCTGAACCTGGGCCACATCCTGATTGAAGTGCCGGAGAACGCCAGCCCCGCCGAAGTGCAGCAGCGGCGCGAGCGCGCGCAGGAAGTCGTCACCAAGCTGCAGGCCGGCGGCGACTTTGCCGCGCTGGCGCGCGAGTATTCGGACGCGCCCGAGGGGCGCAGCGGCGGCGAAACCGGCCTGCGCCCCATGGACCGCTACCCCGAACTCTTCCTGGAAGCGACGGCCAGGACAGCGGTCGGCGACTTCGTCGGCCCGGTGCGCTCGGCCGCGGGCTTTCACATCCTCAAGGTGCTCGAGCGCTCGCGCAGCGGCATGCCCACCATGGCGGTGCAGACGCACGCGCGCCACATCCTGCTCAACACTGGCCCCAAGCTGAGCGAGGCGCAGGCGGCCGCGCAGCTGGGCGAGCTGCGCCAGCGCATCGAGCGCGGGCAGGCGAGCTTTGAATCGCTGGCGCGCGAGTATTCGCAGGACGCGAGCGCGTCGGAAGGCGGCGACCTCGGCTGGTCCTTCCCGGGGCGCTTCGTGCCCGAATTCCAGCAGGCGCTCGACCAGCTGCAGCCCGGCGAGGTCAGCCAGCCGGTGGTGACGCGCTTTGGCGTGCACCTGATCGAGCTGGTGGATCGCCGCCAGGTACAGCTGACCCAGCGCCAGCAACGCGACATGGTGCGCGAGGCGGTGCGCGAGAAGAAGCTCGAAGAGGCCTACGCCAACTGGCTGCGCGAGGAGCGCGCCCGCGCCTACGTGGAGCTGCGCGAGCCGCCGCGGTGA
- a CDS encoding LPS-assembly protein LptD gives MPSHPPARLRRLCHLAACALLLCGQGVLAQSGALKSTPMLQEQAPGPADTLPTFVRGQHVQGQTDVRVGIEGDAELRRGDTVIHADRMDYDIPEDRARASGHVRINRGGNRYDGTLLDLKVNAFSGFFTDIDYALLENGGHGSAARMDFIDRERSVAHEGSYTTCQKDDEESWQPDWVLRARTLRIDKVEDTGTAMNAVLEFKGVPILATPWISFPLSSKRKTGLLPPTLALDSTSGFVYAQPWYWNIAPNRDATFTPTLMTRRGLGLETQFRYLEPRYGGELGLNFMPDDKLRQRSRWLASVKHTARIGSPWGDLGLSLNARRASDNDYWRDFPQRGSSSYNPLDVTAERLLPADANLNWSGGAHTLSLRTLKWQTLQDASAPITPPYDLLPQLHWSYAPSALRSGLDLRLDADHTNFHGDRSFYNQPNARRSYFVAQLSRPWLTPASFVTPRLQLHATRYGFDAPLGSGQRSVTRVLPTFSLDSGLVFERDARWFGRDFLQTLEPRAFYTYTPYRDQSMLPVYDSAQTDFNFASIYTENSFGGNDRIADNNLLTLGVTTRLLDPGTGAEAVRLGIAQRLRFSDQKVTMPGMPPVSEHLSDVLLGAGIHWTPQWGLDAVFQYNPKERRSMRATIAARYTPAKYHTLSLAYRKQEVTGPYTVASRQVDLGWQWPIGELLSLAREDNARRSGGRWYGVGRINYSLPDRRVVDAIVGAEYQSCCWTGRLVLERLQTGLASSNTRILLQLELKGLSRLSFGNNPLASLQQNVPGYQTLESDTPAPSRFTRYD, from the coding sequence GTGCCGTCGCACCCGCCCGCCCGCCTTCGCCGTCTGTGCCATCTGGCCGCCTGCGCCCTGCTGCTCTGCGGCCAGGGCGTGCTCGCGCAGAGCGGCGCGCTCAAGAGCACGCCGATGCTGCAGGAACAGGCCCCTGGCCCGGCGGACACCCTGCCCACCTTCGTGCGCGGCCAGCATGTCCAGGGGCAGACCGACGTGCGCGTGGGCATCGAAGGCGACGCCGAGCTGCGCCGCGGCGACACCGTCATCCACGCCGACCGCATGGACTACGACATACCCGAAGACCGCGCGCGCGCCAGCGGCCATGTGCGCATCAACCGCGGCGGCAACCGCTACGACGGCACGCTGCTGGATCTGAAGGTCAACGCCTTCAGCGGCTTTTTCACCGACATCGACTACGCGCTGCTGGAAAACGGCGGCCACGGCAGCGCCGCGCGCATGGATTTCATCGACCGCGAGCGCTCGGTGGCCCACGAGGGCAGCTACACCACCTGCCAGAAGGACGACGAGGAAAGCTGGCAGCCGGACTGGGTATTACGCGCGCGCACGCTGCGCATCGACAAGGTCGAGGACACGGGCACGGCCATGAACGCGGTGCTCGAATTCAAGGGCGTGCCGATACTGGCCACGCCCTGGATCAGCTTTCCGCTGTCGAGCAAGCGCAAGACCGGGCTGCTGCCGCCCACGCTGGCGCTGGACAGCACCAGCGGCTTCGTCTACGCCCAGCCCTGGTACTGGAACATCGCGCCCAACCGCGACGCCACCTTCACGCCCACGCTGATGACGCGCCGCGGGCTGGGGCTGGAGACGCAGTTTCGCTACCTCGAGCCGCGCTACGGCGGCGAGCTCGGGCTGAACTTCATGCCCGACGACAAGCTGCGCCAGCGCAGCCGCTGGCTCGCCAGCGTCAAGCACACCGCGCGGATCGGCTCGCCCTGGGGCGACCTGGGCCTGTCGCTGAACGCCCGGCGCGCGAGCGACAACGACTACTGGCGCGATTTTCCGCAGCGCGGCTCCAGCAGCTACAACCCGCTGGACGTGACGGCCGAGCGCCTGCTGCCCGCGGACGCGAACCTGAACTGGTCGGGCGGCGCCCACACGCTGAGCCTGCGCACGCTCAAGTGGCAGACGCTGCAGGACGCGAGCGCGCCCATCACCCCGCCCTACGACCTGCTGCCCCAGCTGCACTGGAGCTATGCGCCCAGCGCGCTGCGCTCGGGGCTGGACCTGCGCCTGGACGCGGACCACACCAACTTCCACGGGGACCGCAGCTTCTACAACCAGCCCAACGCCCGGCGCAGCTACTTCGTCGCCCAGCTCAGCCGCCCCTGGCTCACGCCGGCAAGCTTCGTCACCCCGCGCCTGCAGCTGCACGCCACGCGCTACGGCTTTGACGCGCCGCTGGGCAGCGGCCAGCGCAGCGTCACGCGCGTGCTGCCCACCTTCAGCCTGGACAGCGGCCTGGTCTTCGAGCGCGACGCGCGGTGGTTCGGGCGCGACTTCCTGCAGACGCTGGAGCCGCGCGCCTTCTACACCTACACGCCCTACCGCGACCAGAGCATGCTGCCGGTGTACGACAGCGCACAGACGGACTTCAACTTCGCCTCCATCTACACCGAGAATTCCTTCGGTGGCAACGACCGCATCGCCGACAACAACTTGCTGACCCTGGGCGTGACCACGCGCCTGCTCGACCCCGGCACCGGCGCCGAGGCGGTGCGCCTGGGCATCGCCCAGCGCCTGCGCTTTTCCGATCAGAAGGTGACCATGCCGGGCATGCCGCCGGTGAGCGAGCACCTGTCGGACGTGCTGCTGGGCGCGGGCATCCACTGGACGCCGCAATGGGGGCTGGACGCCGTCTTCCAGTACAACCCCAAGGAGCGCCGCTCAATGCGCGCCACCATCGCGGCGCGCTACACCCCGGCCAAGTACCACACGCTCAGCCTCGCCTACCGCAAGCAGGAAGTGACCGGGCCCTACACGGTGGCCTCGCGCCAGGTGGACCTGGGCTGGCAGTGGCCGATCGGCGAGCTGCTCTCGCTCGCGCGTGAAGACAACGCCCGGCGCTCGGGCGGGCGCTGGTACGGCGTGGGCCGCATCAACTACAGCCTGCCCGACCGGCGGGTGGTCGACGCCATCGTCGGCGCCGAATACCAGAGCTGCTGCTGGACCGGGCGTCTGGTGCTCGAACGCCTGCAGACGGGCCTGGCCAGCTCCAACACCCGCATCCTGCTGCAGCTGGAGCTCAAGGGCTTGTCGCGCCTGTCCTTCGGCAACAATCCGCTCGCCAGCCTGCAACAGAACGTGCCGGGCTACCAGACGCTGGAGAGCGACACCCCCGCCCCCAGCCGTTTCACCCGCTACGATTGA
- a CDS encoding barstar family protein: protein MDMPLRQDDENLLRNVRPNIVQSIRAFRVHDLQETAARLGHHFLYANLAHAQTKQDVLDLLGEQFLLPAHFGKNLDALYDCMTDPLHKAGPQPGFVVVLEQIPATVKFDKEAREQLLDIFRDAAEYWGERRIAFRCFYSFL, encoded by the coding sequence ATGGACATGCCACTTCGTCAGGACGATGAGAACTTGCTGCGCAACGTGCGGCCCAACATCGTGCAGTCGATCCGTGCGTTTCGCGTGCACGATCTGCAGGAGACGGCCGCGCGCCTGGGCCACCACTTTCTCTATGCCAACCTGGCCCATGCGCAGACCAAGCAGGATGTGCTGGATCTGCTGGGCGAGCAGTTCCTGCTGCCGGCGCACTTCGGCAAGAACCTGGATGCGCTCTACGACTGCATGACCGATCCGCTGCACAAGGCGGGGCCGCAGCCGGGATTCGTGGTGGTGCTCGAGCAGATTCCGGCCACCGTGAAGTTCGACAAGGAAGCGCGCGAGCAGCTGCTCGACATCTTCCGCGACGCTGCCGAATATTGGGGCGAGAGGCGCATCGCGTTTCGCTGCTTCTATTCTTTTCTGTAG
- a CDS encoding NADP-dependent malic enzyme, with the protein MPDMSASDTSAADKREVLRRAALEYHEHPKPGKISIHPTKQMVSRHDLALAYSPGVAAPCEEIVKDPTAAFRYTARGNLVGVVTNGTAVLGLGDIGPLAGKPVMEGKGVLFKKFSGIDVFDIEINEKDPDKLVEIIAALEPTFGGINLEDIKAPDCFYVERKLRERMNIPVFHDDQHGTAIVVGAAVLNALQVAGKDIGAVKLVASGAGAAALACLGLLVKLGLPRENIWVSDIAGVVYQGRTELMDEAKAQFAQPTEARQLTEIIDGADIFLGLSAGGVLKQEMVRKMAANPLIFALANPNPEITPEEVKAVRGDAIIATGRSDYPNQVNNVLCFPYVFRGALDSGATTITTEMEIAAVRAIAELARAEQSEVVAAAYAGEQLSFGPEYLIPKPFDPRLMMKIAPAVAQAAMDSGVASRPIADIEAYRDHLQTFVYASGTMMKPVFMAARQAELKRVAFSEGEEERVLRAAQIVFDERIARPTLIGRPAIIAQRIEKFGLRLQEGRDYDVVNVEHDDRYRGFWQTYHRMTERKGVTVPIARIEMRRRLTLIGSMLLHTGEVDGLICGTWGNTAHHLQYIDQVIGKRTGVNTYACMNALLLPEREVFIVDTHVNYDPSAEQLAEITVMAAEEILRFGITPKAALLSHSNFGSSQQPSAVKMRRTLELLQAQAPWLDVEGEMHGDVALDEQARQMLMPNTTMTGSCNLLVMPNIDAANIAYNLLKTAAGGGIAIGPMLLGAAAPVQVLTPSATVRRIVNMVALTVTDANAAQ; encoded by the coding sequence ATGCCAGACATGTCCGCTTCCGATACCTCCGCCGCCGACAAGCGCGAAGTGCTGCGCCGCGCTGCGCTCGAATACCACGAACACCCCAAGCCCGGCAAGATTTCCATCCACCCGACCAAGCAGATGGTCAGCCGCCACGACCTGGCGCTGGCCTATTCGCCCGGCGTGGCCGCGCCCTGTGAGGAGATCGTCAAGGACCCGACCGCGGCGTTTCGCTATACCGCGCGCGGCAACCTGGTGGGCGTGGTGACCAATGGCACGGCGGTGCTGGGCCTGGGCGACATCGGACCGCTGGCCGGCAAGCCGGTGATGGAAGGCAAGGGGGTGCTGTTCAAGAAGTTCTCGGGCATCGACGTCTTCGACATCGAGATCAACGAGAAGGACCCGGACAAGCTCGTCGAAATCATCGCGGCGCTGGAGCCGACCTTTGGCGGCATCAACCTCGAAGACATCAAGGCGCCGGACTGCTTCTACGTGGAGCGCAAGCTGCGCGAGCGCATGAACATTCCGGTGTTCCATGACGACCAGCATGGCACGGCCATCGTCGTCGGTGCCGCGGTGCTCAATGCGCTGCAGGTGGCGGGCAAGGACATTGGCGCGGTCAAGCTCGTGGCCTCGGGCGCGGGCGCGGCGGCGCTGGCCTGCCTGGGCCTGCTGGTCAAGCTCGGCCTGCCGCGCGAGAACATCTGGGTCAGCGACATCGCCGGCGTGGTCTACCAGGGCCGCACCGAGCTGATGGATGAGGCCAAGGCGCAGTTCGCGCAGCCGACCGAGGCGCGCCAGCTGACCGAGATCATCGACGGCGCGGACATCTTCCTCGGCTTGTCGGCCGGCGGCGTGCTCAAGCAGGAGATGGTGCGCAAGATGGCGGCCAACCCGCTCATCTTCGCGCTGGCCAATCCCAATCCCGAGATCACGCCGGAGGAAGTCAAGGCGGTGCGCGGCGATGCCATCATCGCCACCGGCCGCAGCGACTACCCCAACCAGGTCAACAACGTCCTGTGCTTTCCGTACGTGTTTCGCGGCGCGTTGGACAGCGGGGCGACCACGATCACCACCGAGATGGAGATCGCCGCGGTGCGCGCCATTGCCGAGCTCGCGCGCGCCGAACAGAGCGAAGTGGTGGCGGCGGCCTATGCGGGCGAGCAGCTCTCCTTCGGCCCCGAATACCTGATCCCCAAGCCTTTCGATCCGCGTCTGATGATGAAGATTGCGCCCGCGGTGGCGCAGGCGGCGATGGACAGCGGGGTGGCCAGCCGCCCGATCGCCGACATCGAGGCCTACCGCGACCACCTGCAGACCTTCGTCTATGCCTCGGGCACGATGATGAAGCCGGTGTTCATGGCCGCGCGCCAGGCCGAGCTCAAGCGCGTGGCCTTCTCCGAAGGCGAGGAAGAGCGCGTGCTGCGCGCTGCGCAGATCGTCTTTGACGAGCGCATCGCCCGGCCCACGCTGATCGGGCGACCGGCCATCATTGCCCAGCGCATCGAGAAATTCGGCCTGCGTCTGCAGGAAGGGCGCGACTACGACGTGGTCAACGTCGAGCACGACGACCGCTACCGCGGCTTCTGGCAGACCTACCACCGCATGACCGAGAGGAAGGGCGTGACGGTGCCGATCGCGCGCATCGAGATGCGCCGGCGTTTGACCCTGATCGGCTCCATGCTGCTGCACACCGGCGAGGTCGACGGCCTGATCTGCGGCACCTGGGGCAATACCGCGCACCACCTGCAATACATCGATCAGGTGATAGGCAAGCGCACCGGCGTCAACACCTATGCCTGCATGAACGCGCTGCTGCTGCCCGAGCGCGAGGTATTCATCGTGGACACCCACGTGAATTACGACCCCAGCGCCGAGCAGCTCGCTGAAATCACCGTCATGGCGGCCGAGGAGATCCTGCGTTTCGGCATCACGCCCAAGGCTGCGTTGCTGTCGCACTCCAACTTCGGCTCCAGCCAGCAGCCCAGCGCGGTCAAGATGCGCCGCACGCTGGAGCTGCTGCAGGCCCAGGCGCCGTGGCTCGATGTCGAGGGCGAGATGCATGGCGACGTGGCGCTGGACGAGCAGGCGCGCCAGATGCTGATGCCCAACACCACCATGACCGGCAGCTGCAACCTGCTGGTGATGCCCAACATCGATGCGGCCAACATCGCCTACAACCTGCTCAAGACGGCGGCCGGTGGCGGCATCGCGATCGGCCCGATGCTGCTGGGCGCGGCGGCGCCGGTACAGGTGCTCACCCCCAGCGCCACGGTGCGGCGCATCGTCAATATGGTTGCCTTGACCGTGACGGATGCCAACGCCGCGCAGTGA
- the rsmA gene encoding 16S rRNA (adenine(1518)-N(6)/adenine(1519)-N(6))-dimethyltransferase RsmA: MKHLPRKRFGQHFLADLSVIDAIVRAIAPQPGQAMVEIGPGLAALTEPLLERLGELTVIELDRDLAARLRRNAQLTVIEADVLKVDFSPLVPPGRKLRVVGNLPYNISTPILFHLLEFAEQIEDQHFMLQKEVVERMVAPCDSHDYGRLAVMLQWRYEMEDLLRVPPASFEPPPKVDSAVVRMVALQRPAPVDARLLSALVQAAFSQRRKLLRHPLQPWLAARGYEGEFDLQRRAQEVPVHEYVALAQALQAVAGPH; this comes from the coding sequence GTGAAACACCTGCCGCGCAAGCGCTTCGGCCAGCACTTCCTGGCCGACCTTTCGGTCATCGACGCCATCGTGCGCGCGATAGCGCCGCAGCCCGGCCAGGCCATGGTGGAAATCGGCCCGGGCCTGGCGGCGCTGACCGAGCCACTGCTCGAGCGCCTGGGCGAGCTCACCGTGATAGAGCTCGACCGCGATCTGGCCGCGCGCCTGCGCCGCAACGCGCAGCTCACGGTGATCGAGGCGGACGTGCTGAAGGTGGATTTTTCACCGCTGGTGCCGCCCGGGCGCAAGCTGCGCGTAGTCGGCAACCTGCCCTACAACATCTCCACCCCGATTCTGTTTCACCTGCTGGAGTTTGCCGAACAGATCGAGGACCAGCATTTCATGCTGCAAAAAGAGGTGGTCGAGCGCATGGTCGCGCCGTGCGACAGCCACGACTATGGGCGCCTGGCGGTGATGCTGCAGTGGCGCTACGAGATGGAGGACCTGCTGCGGGTGCCGCCCGCCAGCTTCGAACCGCCCCCGAAGGTGGACAGCGCGGTGGTGCGCATGGTCGCGCTGCAGCGGCCCGCGCCGGTGGACGCGCGGCTGCTGTCCGCACTGGTGCAGGCGGCCTTCAGCCAGCGGCGCAAGCTGCTGCGCCACCCGCTGCAACCGTGGCTGGCGGCGCGCGGCTACGAGGGCGAGTTCGATTTGCAGCGGCGCGCGCAGGAGGTGCCGGTGCACGAATACGTGGCGCTGGCGCAGGCGCTGCAGGCGGTCGCCGGCCCGCACTGA
- a CDS encoding ATP-binding protein, whose amino-acid sequence MLARMSGAFKAIPAIDLERCTGCGWCVAACPPHVLSLHPLEEVPGAAKRSFLDDADACTGCALCAVRCPFDAIAMVRRNPPN is encoded by the coding sequence ATGCTCGCACGCATGTCAGGGGCCTTCAAGGCCATACCGGCCATCGATCTGGAGCGCTGCACCGGCTGCGGCTGGTGCGTGGCGGCATGCCCGCCGCACGTGCTTTCGCTGCACCCTCTGGAGGAAGTGCCGGGCGCGGCCAAGCGCTCCTTCCTGGACGACGCCGACGCCTGCACGGGCTGCGCCCTGTGTGCCGTGCGCTGCCCCTTCGATGCCATCGCCATGGTGCGCCGCAATCCTCCGAACTGA
- a CDS encoding aspartate aminotransferase family protein, translating to MNFAVMDEAPASAATPRRDAAWLQAHWMPFSANRDFKAQPRMIVSGQGAYYTDADGRKIFDGLSGLWTTGLGHGRKEITQAVSQAVGTLDYAPAFQFGHPASFELANRIKAHMPEGLDYVFFTCSGSEAADTSLKMARAYWRARGQAGKTRLVGREKGYHGVNYGGISVGGMAGNRKAFGQGIEADHLPHTQPPPGSFHRGMPPLDGQALADRLLDVIALHDASTIAAVIVEPFSGSAGVVIPPAGYLQRLREICTQNDILLIFDEVITGFGRAGGWTGSEVFGVTPDILNFAKQVTNGAQPLGGCVASKEIYDTFLRTAGPDYLLEFPHGYTYSAHPVACAAGNATLQLLEAEDAPARVRALAPVFENLVHGLKGARHVQDIRNYGLAAGFTIEQLPGEPGRRPWEIAMACWRKGFYVRYGGDSIQLAPPFISTEAELERLLDALGESLQQTA from the coding sequence ATGAATTTCGCCGTGATGGATGAAGCCCCCGCATCCGCCGCCACGCCTCGCCGCGATGCGGCGTGGCTGCAGGCGCACTGGATGCCGTTTTCGGCCAACCGCGACTTCAAGGCGCAGCCGCGCATGATCGTGAGCGGCCAGGGCGCCTACTACACCGATGCCGACGGCCGCAAGATCTTCGACGGCCTCTCGGGCCTGTGGACCACGGGCCTGGGGCACGGCCGCAAGGAGATCACCCAAGCCGTGAGCCAGGCGGTGGGCACGCTGGACTACGCGCCCGCGTTCCAGTTCGGCCACCCCGCGTCGTTCGAGCTGGCCAACCGCATCAAGGCGCACATGCCCGAGGGCCTGGACTACGTGTTCTTCACCTGCTCGGGCTCGGAAGCGGCCGACACGTCCCTGAAGATGGCGCGCGCCTACTGGCGCGCCCGGGGGCAGGCGGGCAAGACGCGCCTGGTCGGCCGCGAGAAGGGCTACCACGGCGTGAACTACGGCGGCATCTCGGTGGGCGGCATGGCGGGCAACCGCAAGGCCTTCGGGCAGGGCATCGAGGCCGACCACCTGCCGCACACCCAGCCGCCGCCGGGCTCGTTTCACCGCGGCATGCCGCCGCTCGACGGCCAGGCGCTGGCAGACCGGCTGCTGGACGTGATTGCGCTGCACGACGCGAGCACCATCGCCGCGGTCATCGTCGAGCCTTTCTCCGGCTCGGCCGGCGTGGTGATCCCGCCCGCGGGCTATCTGCAGCGCCTGCGCGAGATCTGCACGCAAAACGACATCCTGCTGATCTTCGACGAGGTGATCACCGGCTTTGGTCGCGCCGGCGGCTGGACCGGCTCGGAGGTCTTTGGCGTGACGCCGGACATCCTGAACTTTGCCAAGCAGGTCACCAATGGTGCGCAGCCGCTGGGCGGGTGCGTGGCGAGCAAGGAGATCTACGACACTTTCCTGCGCACCGCGGGCCCCGACTACCTGCTGGAATTCCCGCACGGCTACACCTACTCGGCCCATCCGGTGGCTTGCGCCGCGGGCAATGCCACGCTGCAGCTGCTCGAAGCCGAGGATGCGCCGGCGCGGGTGCGCGCGCTCGCACCGGTGTTTGAAAACCTGGTGCATGGGCTCAAGGGCGCACGGCATGTGCAAGACATTCGCAACTACGGCCTGGCGGCGGGTTTTACCATCGAGCAGCTGCCGGGCGAGCCGGGACGGCGCCCCTGGGAGATCGCCATGGCGTGCTGGCGCAAGGGCTTCTACGTGCGCTATGGTGGCGACAGCATCCAGCTTGCTCCGCCCTTCATCAGCACCGAGGCCGAGCTCGAGCGCCTGCTCGACGCGCTGGGAGAATCGCTGCAGCAGACGGCCTGA